From a single Alloactinosynnema sp. L-07 genomic region:
- a CDS encoding MmcQ/YjbR family DNA-binding protein, which translates to MVTVARIRELAMSLPRTEEALVRDRVKFRVRGLVYLALSPDETELGLAYPKLERAALIEAEPDLFFMPIPSDERFNWVRAHLAALEHDRMEELVIDAWRMVVPKGVAADHLARRSTSLD; encoded by the coding sequence ATGGTGACGGTCGCGCGGATCCGCGAACTGGCGATGTCGCTGCCGCGCACGGAGGAAGCCCTCGTGCGCGACCGCGTGAAGTTCCGCGTGCGCGGCTTGGTCTACCTCGCGCTCTCGCCCGACGAGACCGAACTCGGCCTCGCCTACCCCAAACTCGAACGCGCCGCGTTGATCGAGGCCGAGCCGGACCTGTTCTTCATGCCGATCCCCTCCGACGAGCGGTTCAACTGGGTCCGCGCGCACTTGGCGGCGCTCGAACACGACCGGATGGAGGAGTTGGTCATCGACGCGTGGCGGATGGTCGTGCCCAAGGGCGTGGCCGCTGACCACCTCGCTCGCCG